Genomic segment of Oncorhynchus kisutch isolate 150728-3 unplaced genomic scaffold, Okis_V2 Okis03b-Okis08b_hom, whole genome shotgun sequence:
aatgattggacatgatgtggaaaggcacacacctgtctatataaggttcacagtgcagttgacagtgcatggcagagcaaaaaccaagccatgatgtcaaaggaattgtccgtagagctccgagacaggattatgtccaggcacagatctaaggaacggtaccaaaacatttctgcagcattgatggtccccaacctgacagagcttgagaggatctgcagacaagaatgggagaaactccccaaatacagatataccaagcttgtaccgtcatacccaagatgactagaggctgtaatagctgccaaaggtgctgaaTACTTGATATTTCAGTTATTTAAAAAacatctaaaaacctgttcttgctttgtcattatgggttaaattgtgtagattgatgagggaaacaaactataaaatcaattttagaataaggctgtaacgtaacaaaatctggaaagagtgaaggtgtctgaatactgtctgaatgcactgtaagtgccTCATGAGCTAGGTAAAACGTTCGAACCCTATCACTCcaaatgttgttttatttctttgtttgtgtttttacagtatttctactgtattatcaacagtaaaatactgtaAACCGCACCATACTACAGCTTACTGTTGATTATGGTGCACTGCGGGAAAATGTTGTGGGCGGGGAAAAATTTGCTGTATTTCAAATGGTACTGTAATTCAGCACTGGACCATATTTTTTGAGCAGCGAAAACCTTTTGACCACAAGTGAttgcatggtattgttgtttccGTCTCATTATTTTTAGGAGTGCCTTATAAGAGGTTATATTGGTTACAACCGTTAGTGAGAGTGCTGTTCCAATTGAACTCGTATGTGGTTCTAATGGTTGAGCATTTTGCCatgtccttttggtctgttttGCCCTGCAAGTCGctgccagtttggaagcctttgttaattaaggcctctagaagtgcaagtgatataaaacatAACATATTCATTGACATGCTGTAATGTGTAAAAACATTGCCTAACCCTCAACCTACTGTGAAATGCAGACCCCATCACCCCTCAATGAATTGCATTCATGAATTTGTTAATTTAATCATTCATTACAATTACAGTAGCATTAACcttttacagtataatacagtcaaTTTTACAGTATTGTGCTGTGTGTCATTACACAGTATATGCTTTGATACTGTATTTAGATTACCACGAGCTGCCTGCCTTTAAATAACTGTCAAATTCACAGCAACCCGTTTACAGTGTAGGTCATATACATATTTGGAAAGTTATGGTTTACTGTTTATCTAACATGAAAATGTCCAGTTTTTAATTGAGTTTCAGTGATGTTCGATTTACAGTATGTCAAACTTCAAAGAGAAAATCTCCAGAACATAATTCAACATGATTTGAGTACATTGATTGAAATGAAGAAAAGATCTCAACTAGTCTACTTTTGTTTTGGCAGCGACTGAGCACTTCATGTCAAGCTGCCCCGGGAACAGAAAGTTCATGCAGAAACAATTACGAGTCAAACCCCTGGAGGTTACAACTAAAGTGAAAGTTGAAAACATACCACCTAAGTTTAGTTCAGAACATGTCAGCTTACACTTTGACAAATATGAGGTTGTGGAAGACGTTGTAATGACTGAAGAGGATCAATCTGCAATCATCACCTTTCAAGATCCGAAAGGTAAATTATTGGTATACAGTATGCCTTGGAAAAATGCATATTTTAAAATGATGTATTAACAAATATTTATTGTCTTTTAGCTGTTGACAGAATCCTAAAACAGCAACATAAAGAGATGAAAGTTTTCCCATTTTATGAATCTCTGGGAATGGCCCTGTATGGCAAAGATAGACCCATATTGAAACTCCCTGCTGCCTTCAATGAGAACATTGACCAGGCCATTTGGAGATACCTTTCTGACAAGCAAGGAGTTGCAGAGACCATCCACAAGAATATGGCTGATCACTTCTGCAAAGTAGACTTTCAACAACCTACCGTCCAGTTCAGCCCTCTGCCTTCTCTACTCCAGCAGAAGGATGTCGAAGCCAAGCACATCAACAAGTGGAAGACCACTGCCAAGGCCGTCTTCATTCAAGCATTGTCTAAATTCAAGACCTGGGAGCTCCAGATCCAGGCCAACGCATGGGAAGCATATGAAGGTGCAATACACAAGGAGATGTCAGGGGAAGCAGTGGTTGTAGTTCCTGATAAGCCTAGAGGTATTGTGAAAGTGGTGGGATTGGAAGAAGATGTGGATAGGCTCAAACAAACATTAAATGGGATCATGGACAGGATTGCCAACAGCATTGAGAGGGAGAAGACGGGCATAACAGAGGAGTTCCTACTGCCGCCCTCTACCTACCATATACTTCtgcaagacggcctacaggacaAAATTGCAAGTGAATTTCCAGAGCTGAAAATGACATACAATCATCAGAATCAGAGTGTAATCTTATTTGGCTTGACACAAGAGGTTTTGGGTGCTAACAGGAAGTTTATGGAAGGAGGAATGGCAGTGAAACGGAGGATGGTGCAATTAGACAACTATGTCTTTGAGTTTCTGCAGAAGAACTATGAGGGAGACGAGGAACAGTTTACCAGTTCCCTTTTCACCTCACAAGGGATTAATGCAGGACTAGAACTAGAAAGAAAGGGAGTACAGCTCCTGGCTGTCTCAGAGGAGGTTCTGAGCGAAGCAGAAAACCAACTAGATACCCTTTTGATTTCACAAGACATCGATGTTGAAGACTCTAATGTTCTGAAGATGTCGGAGTGGCAAGACCTTGTCACTGATCTGGAGAAAGCTTTCAACACTCCATCAAAGAAATTCATCATCAGGACACCTGGTGTGTATCCAAGTCTACAAGTGGTAATATCTGGCTATAAGCAAACTGTTGATTCAGTCCGGAAACAAGTTGATGAGTACTTATGTCAGAATACTCCAGTTGATGAAACTCTTGAGGTCAAGTCTAAGGCCATTGTCAAATTCATCGAGGAACACAACAAAAATGCTTGGTCTGATAAGGTTAAAGACACAGTAAAAGTGTCTTTCAAAGATAAGGCCATTTGCCTTAGCGGCATCAGGGTTTATGTCAAGGACTGCATGGACttttttcaaaacttcatatccTCAACATCCTTTGATATGTTGAGAGTCTCCAAGCCTGGCGGAAAGAAGCTCTTCCAGGAAAAGGAGGCCATGTATGTTGAAGACGTcttcagacagacaggctgtgtgGTCCATCTGGTTGAAAAAGGATGACCACAAGGTCCAGGCTATGGAGGACACAGATCAGAAGGGGTTTGGGAGCCATGGAAAAAGTCTTCAGCGACATAATCATCCAACTTTCTCGACACAGAACCAGCATAGACTGATTCAGAGCAGGGATGGTTCTGACAGAGTGCAGACCAAAGAGGGGTTGACAATCATCCTGATGAAAGGGAACATCCAGGATGCTATGGTAAACTATCACTATTGCACCCTTTTCCTGGTTTTGTCTCAGTTGTCTTAGTTCATTCTTCATTCAATTTAGATTAATTAAAAACAGAATATACAGCATCAGAGATTACCCATTGGGCACTTAAATGTCATACATTAATAATTGTCATTGAATTAAATCCCCAACTCATTTAAAACCAGACATTAACTATGCAGTGCAACTAAAAGATCTATAGAATATATGTATTTGTCTGTTACAGACTCAGGTGGTTGTGAACACAGTGGGTCTAGACCTGCTACTTCATAGCGGAGCAGTCTCGAATGCCATCCTAAAAGCTGCCGGACCCCGACTTCAAGACCTGATAAACGAACAGGGGCCCACTGGCAGTGCTGCTGAAGGAGCAGTCATCATCACTGATGGTTGTAACCTTAAGAGCAAGCTGGTGTTTCATACCATTGCCCCTAAGTGGGATCAAGGGAAAGGTGCAGCACAGAAGGTAGAAAGCTGTCCACATATCTCACTGACTTCTTAGATCAAATAAAACATTATGTCAAATGCTGCTATAACCTTTCCAAGTTAAGCGGGTCGTTTTGAACAGCCTATTCTTGTCTCAATCAATTTGTATCGTACATTTTTTAATTTGTACAATTCAATATTTTGAAAGGAACCCAGTCTGTTTCCAGCACAGTATGGCCAAACGTGGAAGTCCTAAAAGGCTTAGTGGTGGACAAAATCCTAAAAACCTACAGTGCCTGGTCCAATAATTACCAATTAGAACACATTTGCTACAATTTCTTTATAAGGGTAACATAAAACAAACATCTTGTGCCTGACATCCCACAGTTGTTGAGTGGAATTGTGGAGGAATGCCTGGGGAATGCAGAGCAGCAGAGACTAGTCTCGATGACCTTCCCTGCCATCGGCACAGGAAACCTAGGATTCCCCAAGGATCTGGTGGCTTCACTTATGCTGGATCAGGTGCTCAAGTTCAGCAGTAAGAAGAAGCACAAACACTTGAAAGAGGTTGTGTTTATCCTCCACCCAGGTGATCCAAATACTATCCAGGTATGGAAAGCAGAAAAACATGCAATAATGTCAAAATAAACTTTTAATGCCTTAGATTAAATATCCGCCTAGAGTCTAAGGGCCCAGGGCTGGGTTTCTAAGCtcatgtggaattgttttaaaatggtcaccgtcataccaaggatcatttagctatttgatttggaattttagaaCCCCTgtaggtataaaaaaaatataaaacaataattttatgaaacattgaatttggccttgctgctattagcccatagaaataaCAGATTAATAAATGGAAaaatatactgaaccaaaataaacgcaaaacacaacaatttcaaagattttactgagttacagttcatataatgtAATCAGTCATTTTTAATAAATTCATCATGCCCTAGTcgatggatttcacgactgggcagGGGTGTAGCCATATGTGGGCttaggagggcataggcccatccacttggcagccaggcccatccgctggggagtcaggcccagccaatcagaatgagtttttccccacaaaagggctttattacagacagaaacactccTCAGCATCCCAGACCACCCCACATGTagcggtcctgggctggcatggttacaagtggtctgcggttgtgaggccggttggacgtcctgccaaattctctaaaacgacattgcaGGTAGTTTATGgcagagaaatgaacattgtattctctggcaacagctctggtggacattcctgcagtcagcatgccaattgcagtaATGTAATTTTGGGATTACACAAACTCAGTAACGTATTCTGATTACATtccgttacttttagattactttcaaATCAATgtgctatgtacagttgaagtcagaagtttacatacaccagccaaatacatttaaactccgttttacacatttcctgacattttatcctaTAAAATATTCTCTgtttcaggtcagttaggatcaccactttattttaagaatgtgaaatgtcagagtaatagtagagataatgatttatttcagctttcatttctttcatcacattcccagtgggtcagaagtttacatacactcaattagtatttggtagcattgcctttaaattgttaaacttgggtcaaatattttgggtagcctttcacaagcttcccacaataagttgggtgaattttggcccatttctcctgacagagctggtgtaactgagtcaggtttgtaggcttccttgctcgcacacacttttttcagttctgcccacaaattgtctatagggttgaggtcaggtctttgtgatggccactccaataccttgactttgttgtccttaagccatttttacACATCTTTGGGAGTacgcttggggttattgtccgtttggaagacccatttgtgaccaagctttaacttcctgactgatatcttgagatgttgcttcaatatatccacatcaattttcattcctcatgatgccatctattttgtgaagtgcaccagtccctcctgcagcaaagcacccccacaacatgatgctgccacccccgtgcttcacggttgggatggtattcttcagcttgcaagcctccccctttttccttcaaacataacgatggtcattatggccaaacagttctatttttgtttcatcagaccagaggacatttctccaaaaagtacgatctttgtccccatctgcagttgcgaaccgtagtctggctttttatggcggtttggagcagtggcttcttccttgctgagcggcctttcaggttatgtcgatataggactcgtttttactgtggataaagatacttttgtacctgtttcc
This window contains:
- the LOC109880467 gene encoding LOW QUALITY PROTEIN: protein mono-ADP-ribosyltransferase PARP14-like (The sequence of the model RefSeq protein was modified relative to this genomic sequence to represent the inferred CDS: deleted 3 bases in 2 codons), encoding MAEAYSFSLLVELGNHDVPKVQNKLIKYFQSKKSNGGDCLVEVSNGQRAVVWFRTEEARQKVLGKQVHEIKLDQGVLKLTVRLPPDGVTSSQETPSAVNSGKPNTAATGPKYLLQGGNTAPPEVQGKMVTDEEEQGSTSALLENIQESVDQDLLEMLVENVLKDSPSASENFSLEILPDSCLAVVTFQNAEATEHFMSSCPGNRKFMQKQLRVKPLEVTTKVKVENIPPKFSSEHVSLHFDKYEVVEDVVMTEEDQSAIITFQDPKAVDRILKQQHKEMKVFPFYESLGMALYGKDRPILKLPAAFNENIDQAIWRYLSDKQGVAETIHKNMADHFCKVDFQQPTVQFSPLPSLLQQKDVEAKHINKWKTTAKAVFIQALSKFKTWELQIQANAWEAYEGAIHKEMSGEAVVVVPDKPRGIVKVVGLEEDVDRLKQTLNGIMDRIANSIEREKTGITEEFLLPPSTYHILLQDGLQDKIASEFPELKMTYNHQNQSVILFGLTQEVLGANRKFMEGGMAVKRRMVQLDNYVFEFLQKNYEGDEEQFTSSLFTSQGINAGLELERKGVQLLAVSEEVLSEAENQLDTLLISQDIDVEDSNVLKMSEWQDLVTDLEKAFNTPSKKFIIRTPGVYPSLQVVISGYKQTVDSVRKQVDEYLCQNTPVDETLEVKSKAIVKFIEEHNKNAWSDKVKDTVKVSFKDKAICLSGIRVYVKDCMDFFQNFISSTSFDMLRVSKPGGKKLFQEKEAMYVEDVFRQTGCVVHLVEKDDHKVQAMEDTDQKGFGSHGKSLQRHNHPTFSTQNQHRLIQSRDGSDRVQTKEGLTIILMKGNIQDAMTQVVVNTVGLDLLLHSGAVSNAILKAAGPRLQDLINEQGPTGSAAEGAVIITDGCNLKSKLVFHTIAPKWDQGKGAAQKLLSGIVEECLGNAEQQRLVSMTFPAIGTGNLGFPKDLVASLMLDQVLKFSSKKKHKHLKEVVFILHPGDPNTIQAFSDEFNKRFTTKSATSGGSAAVSTQKIKGSSSSSAMYEIKMSGVVVQAVTGDITKETTDVIVNSSNSSFSLKSGVSKAILDAAGPTVETECQQLGAEANEGMIMTKPGNLQCKKIIHLVNQTDTKKIQQSVEGALKMCTQNNFTSISLPAIGTGQGNIQPSEVADAMLDAVVEVVCKKSQNSLKLVRMVIFQPAMLTDFHTSMLKKEGTDAQEKEGFFQNVLSFFTRRKVDNAQQNEVIEIESQDMDPACFHICGVSQAHVDHAKQVIKDLIVKEQDFNLINDKALFSLSELDLQNIYDMQTAMDVRISFHKSSQEGAKLTIEGLSKDVLKASNEIHEMLKKVRPEETFKDVPQHWDDMPANTPCLSFPIQPETQEHIDVLKLFEETCKKSVLKIERIQNKSLWGGFQIKKKDMEARNGHQNNERKLFHGACHTTIDKINELGFNRSYAGKNAALYGDGTYFAVNAEYSAIDKYSKPDPQGQKYMYLCRVLTGDFITGTSGMKVPSNKVPPSINLYDSVTDGVSPPSMFIIFHDSQAYPEYLITFK